From a single Theropithecus gelada isolate Dixy chromosome 10, Tgel_1.0, whole genome shotgun sequence genomic region:
- the TCF20 gene encoding transcription factor 20 isoform X3 yields MQSFREQSSYHGNQQSYPQEVHGSSRIEEFSPRQAQMFQNFGGAGGSSGGSGSGSGGGRRGAAAAAAAMASETSGHQGYQGFRKEAGDFYYMAGNKDPVTTGTPQPPQRRPSGPVQSYGPPQGSSFGNQYGSEGHVGQFQAQHSGLGSVSHYQQDYTGPFSPGSAQYQQQASSQQQQQQVQQLRQQLYQSHQPLPQATGQPASSSSHLQPMQRPSTLPSSAAGYQLRVGQFGQHYQSSASSSSSSSFPSPQRFSQSGQSYDGSYSVNAGSQYEGHSVGSNAQAYGTQSNYSYQPQSMKNFEQAKIPQGTQQGQQQQQQPQQQQHPPQHVMQYTNTATKLPLQSQVGQYNQPEVPVRSPMQFHQNFSPISNPSPAASVVQSPSCSSTPSPLMQTGENLQCGQGSVPMGSRNRILQLMPQLSPTPSMMPSPNSHAAGFKGFGLEGVPEKRLTDPGLSSLSALSTQVANLPNTVQHMLLSDALTPQKKTSKRPSSSKKADSCTNSEGSSQPEEQLKSPMAESLDGGCSSSSEDQGERVRQLSGQSTSSDTTYKGGASEKAGSSPAQGAQNEPARLNASPAAREETTSPGAKDMPLSDGNPKVNEKTVGVIVSREAMTSRVEKPGGQDKGSQEDDPAATQRPPSNGGAKETSHASLPQPEPPGGGGSKGNKNGDNNSNHNGEGNGQSGHSAVGPGFTSRTEPSKSPGSLRYSYKDSFGSAVPRNVSGFPQYPTGQEKGDFTGHGERKGRNEKFPSLLQEVLQGYHHHPDRRYSRSTQEHQGMAGSLEGTTRPNVLVSQTNELASRGLLNKSIGSLLENPHWGPWERKSSSTAPEMKQINLTDYPIPRKFEIEPQSSAHEPGGSLSERRSVICDISPLRQIVRDPGAHSLGHMSADTRIGRNDRLNPTLSQSVILPGGLVSMETKLKSQSGQIKEEDFEQSKSQASFNNKKSGDHCHPSSIKHESYRSNASPGAATHDSLSDYGPQDSRPTPMRRVPGRVGGREGMRGRSPSQYHDFAEKLKMSPGRSRGPGGDPHHMNPHMTFSERANRSSLHAPFSPNSETLASAYHTNTRAHVYGDPNAGLNSQLHYKRQMYQQQPEEYKDWSSSSAQGVIAAAQHRQEGPRKSPRQQQFLDRVRSPLKNDKDGMMYGPPVGTYHDPSAQEAGRCLMSSDGLPNKGMELKHGSQKLQESCWDLSRQTSPAKSSGPPGMASQKRYGPPHETDGHGLAEATQSSKPSNVMLRLPGQEDHSSQNPLIMRRRVRSFISPIPSKRQSQDVKNSSTEDKGRLLHPSKEGADKAFNSYAHLSHSQDIKSIPKRDSSKDLPSPDNRNCPAVTLTSPAKTKILPPRKGRGLKLEAIVQKITSPNIRRSASSNSAEAGGDTVTLDDILSLKSGPSEGGSVAVQDADIEKRKGEVASDLVSPANQELHIEKPLPRSSEEWRGSGDDKVKTETHAETVTAGKEPPGAMTSTTSQKPGSNQGRPDGSLGGTAPLMFPDSKNVPPAGILAPEANPKAEEKENDTVTISPKQEGFPPKGYFPSGKKKGRPIGSVNKQKKQQQPPPPPPQPPQIPEGSADGEPKPKKQRQRRERRKPGAQPRKRKTKQAVPIVEPQEPEIKLKYATQPLDKTDAKNKSFYPYIHVVNKCELGAVCTIINAEEEEQTKLVRGRKGQRSLTPPPSSTESKALPASSFMLQGPVVTESSVMGHLVCCLCGKWASYRNMGDLFGPFYPQDYAATLPKNPPPKRATEMQSKVKVRHKSASNGSKTDTEEEEEQQQKEQRSLAAHPRFKRRHRSEDCGGGPRSLSRGLPCKKAATEGSSEKTVLDSKPSVPTTSEGGPELELQIPELPLDSNEFWVHEGCILWANGIYLVCGRLYGLQEALEIAREMKCSHCQEAGATLGCYNKGCSFRYHYPCAVDADCLLHEENFSVRCPKHKVRLWR; encoded by the coding sequence ATGCAGTCCTTTCGGGAGCAAAGCAGTTACCACGGAAACCAGCAAAGCTACCCACAGGAGGTACACGGTTCATCCCGGATAGAAGAGTTCAGCCCTCGTCAGGCCCAGATGTTCCAGAATTTTGGAGGTGCAGGTGGCAGtagtggtggcagtggcagtggcagtggtggtggacGACGAGGAGCAGCAGCTGCTGCGGCAGCAATGGCTAGCGAGACCTCTGGCCATCAAGGTTACCAGGGTTTCAGGAAAGAGGCTGGAGATTTTTACTACATGGCAGGCAACAAAGACCCTGTGACTACAGGAACCCCACAGCCTCCTCAGCGAAGGCCTTCTGGGCCTGTGCAGAGCTATGGACCCCCCCAGGGGAGCAGCTTTGGCAATCAGTATGGGAGTGAGGGTCATGTGGGCCAGTTTCAAGCACAGCACTCTGGCCTTGGCAGTGTGTCGCATTATCAGCAGGATTACACAGGGCCTTTCTCTCCAGGGAGTGCTCAGTACCAACAGCAGGcttccagccagcagcagcagcagcaagtcCAGCAGTTGAGACAACAGCTTTACCAGTCCCATCAGCCCCTGCCACAGGCCACTGGCCAACCAGCATCCAGCTCATCCCATCTACAGCCAATGCAGCGGCCCTCAACTCTGCCATCCTCTGCTGCTGGTTACCAGTTAAGAGTGGGTCAGTTTGGCCAACACTATCAgtcttctgcttcctcctcctcctcctcctccttcccttcaccACAGCGTTTTAGCCAGTCTGGACAGAGTTATGATGGCAGTTACAGTGTGAATGCTGGATCTCAGTATGAAGGACACAGTGTGGGTTCAAATGCACAGGCTTATGGAACACAATCCAATTACAGCTATCAGCCTCAATCTATGAAGAATTTTGAACAGGCAAAGATTCCACAAGGGACCCAacaggggcagcagcagcagcagcagccgcagcAACAACAACACCCTCCTCAGCATGTGATGCAGTATACCAACACTGCCACCAAGCTGCCCCTGCAAAGCCAGGTGGGGCAGTACAACCAACCTGAGGTTCCTGTGAGGTCCCCCATGCAGTTTCACCAGAACTTCAGCCCCATTTCTAACCCTTCCCCAGCTGCCTCTGTGGTTCAGTCTCCAAGCTGTAGTTCTACCCCATCTCCTCTCATGCAGACTGGGGAGAATCTCCAGTGTGGGCAAGGCAGTGTGCCTATGGGTTCCAGAAACAGAATTTTACAGTTGATGCCTCAACTCAGTCCAACTCCATCAATGATGCCCAGTCCTAATTCTCATGCCGCAGGCTTCAAAGGTTTTGGACTAGAAGGGGTACCAGAAAAGCGACTGACAGATCCTGGGTTGAGTAGTTTGAGTGCTCTGAGTACTCAAGTGGCCAATCTTCCTAACACTGTCCAGCACATGTTACTTTCTGATGCCCTGACTCCTCAGAAGAAGACCTCCAAGAGGCCCTCATCTTCCAAGAAAGCAGATAGCTGCACAAACTCTGAAGGCTCCTCACAACCTGAGGAACAGCTGAAGTCCCCTATGGCAGAGTCTTTAGATGGAGGCTGCTCCAGCAGTTCAGAGGATCAAGGTGAGAGGGTGCGGCAGCTAAGTGGTCAGAGCACCAGCTCTGACACCACCTACAAGGGCGGAGCCTCTGAGAAAGCTGGCTCCTCACCGGCACAAGGTGCTCAGAATGAACCCGCCAGACTCAATGCTAGTCCTGCCGCAAGAGAAGAGACCACCTCACCAGGCGCTAAGGACATGCCATTGTCCGACGGGAACCCAAAGGTTAATGAGAAGACAGTTGGGGTGATTGTCTCCCGGGAAGCCATGACAAGTCGGGTAGAAAAGCCTGGGGGGCAAGATAAAGGCTCCCAAGAGGATGATCCTGCAGCGACTCAAAGGCCACCAAGCAATGGTGGGGCAAAGGAAACGAGTCATGCATCACTTCCCCAGCCAGAGcctccaggaggaggagggagcaaAGGAAACAAGAATGGCGATAACAATTCCAACCATAATGGAGAAGGAAATGGCCAGAGTGGCCACTCTGCAGTGGGCCCTGGTTTTACAAGCAGAACTGAACCTAGCAAATCTCCTGGAAGTCTGCGCTATAGTTACAAAGATAGTTTCGGGTCAGCTGTGCCACGAAATGTCAGTGGCTTTCCTCAGTATCCTACAGGGCAAGAAAAGGGGGATTTCACTGGCCATGGGGAACGAAAGggtagaaatgaaaaattccCAAGCCTCCTGCAGGAAGTGCTTCAGGGTTACCACCACCACCCTGACAGGAGATATTCTAGGAGTACTCAGGAGCACCAGGGGATGGCTGGTAGCCTAGAAGGAACCACAAGGCCCAATGTCTTGGTTAGTCAAACCAATGAATTAGCTAGCAGGGGCCTTCTGAACAAAAGCATTGGGTCTCTATTAGAAAATCCCCACTGGGGCCCCTGGGAAAGGAAATCAAGCAGCACAGCTCCTGAAATGAAACAGATCAATTTGACTGACTATCCAATTCCCAGAAAGTTTGAAATAGAGCCTCAGTCATCAGCCCATGAGCCTGGGGGTTCCCTCTCTGAAAGAAGATCAGTGATCTGTGATATTTCTCCACTAAGACAGATTGTCAGGGACCCCGGCGCTCACTCACTGGGACACATGAGTGCCGACACCAGAATTGGGAGGAATGACCGTCTCAATCCAACTCTAAGTCAGTCGGTCATTCTTCCTGGTGGTTTAGTGTCCATGGAAACCAAGCTGAAATCCCAGAGCGGGCAGATAAAAGAGGAAGACTTTGAACAGTCTAAATCCCAAGCTAGTTTCAATAACAAGAAATCTGGAGACCACTGCCATCCTTCTAGCATCAAGCATGAGTCTTACCGCAGCAATGCCAGCCCTGGAGCAGCAACCCATGATTCCCTTTCAGACTACGGCCCTCAAGACAGCAGACCCACGCCAATGCGGCGGGTCCCTGGCAGAGTTGGTGGTCGGGAGGGCATGAGGGGTCGGTCCCCTTCTCAATATCATGACtttgcagaaaaactgaaaatgtctcctGGGCGGAGCAGAGGCCCAGGGGGAGACCCTCATCACATGAATCCACACATGACCTTTTCAGAGAGGGCCAACCGGAGTTCTTTACATGCTCCCTTTTCTCCCAACTCAGAAACCCTGGCCTCTGCTTATCACACAAATACTCGGGCTCATGTTTATGGGGACCCTAATGCAGGTTTGAATTCTCAGCTGCATTATAAGAGACAGATGTACCAACAGCAACCAGAGGAGTATAAAGACTGGAGCAGCAGTTCTGCTCAGGGAGTGATTGCTGCAGCACAGCACAGGCAGGAGGGGCCACGGAAGAGTCCAAGGCAGCAGCAGTTTCTTGACAGAGTACGGAGCCCTttgaaaaatgacaaagatggTATGATGTATGGCCCACCGGTAGGGACTTACCATGACCCAAGCGCTCAGGAGGCTGGGCGCTGCCTAATGTCTAGTGATGGTCTGCCTAACAAGGGCATGGAATTAAAGCATGGCTCTCAGAAGTTACAAGAATCCTGTTGGGATCTTTCTCGGCAAACTTCTCCAGCCAAAAGCAGCGGTCCTCCAGGAATGGCCAGTCAAAAAAGGTATGGACCACCCCATGAGACTGATGGACATGGACTAGCTGAGGCTACACAGTCATCCAAACCTAGTAATGTTATGCTAAGACTTCCAGGCCAGGAGGATCATTCTTCTCAAAACCCCTTAATCATGAGGAGGCGTGTTCGTTCTTTTATCTCTCCCATTCCCAGTAAGAGACAGTCACAAGATGTAAAGAACAGTAGCACTGAAGATAAAGGTCGCCTCCTTCACCCATCAAAAGAAGGCGCTGATAAAGCATTCAATTCCTATGCCCATCTTTCTCACAGTCAGGATATCAAGTCTATCCCTAAGAGAGATTCCTCCAAGGACCTTCCAAGTCCAGATAATAGAAACTGCCCTGCTGTTACCCTCACAAGCCCTGCTAAGACCAAAATACTGCCCCCACGGAAAGGACGGGGGTTGAAATTGGAAGCTATAGTTCAGAAGATTACATCCCCAAATATTAGGAGGAGTGCATCCTCGAACAGTGCGGAGGCTGGGGGAGACACGGTTACGCTTGATGATATACTGTCTTTGAAGAGTGGTCCTTCTGAAGGTGGGAGTGTTGCTGTTCAGGATGCTGacatagagaagagaaaaggtgAGGTGGCTTCTGACCTAGTCAGTCCAGCAAACCAGGAGTTGCACATTGAGAAACCTCTTCCAAGGTCTTCAGAAGAGTGGCGTGGCAGCGGGGATGACAAAGTGAAGACAGAGACACATGCAGAAACGGTTACTGCCGGAAAGGAACCCCCTGGTGCCATGACATCCACAACCTCACAGAAGCCTGGTAGTAACCAAGGGAGACCAGATGGTTCCCTGGGTGGAACAGCACCTTTAATGTTTCCAGACTCAAAGAATGTACCTCCAGCGGGCATATTGGCCCCTGAGGCAAACCCCAAGGCTGAAGAGAAAGAGAACGATACAGTGACGATTTCACCCAAGCAAGAAGGTTTCCCTCCAAAGGGATATTTCCCATCAGGAAAAAAGAAGGGGAGACCCATTGGTAGTGTGAATAAGCAAAAGAAACAGCAGCAGCCACCGCCTCCACCTCCTCAGCCCCCACAGATACCAGAAGGTTCTGCAGATGGAGAGCCAAAGCCAAAAAAACAGaggcaaaggagggagagaaggaagcctGGGGCCCAGCCAAGGAAGCGAAAAACCAAACAAGCAGTTCCCATTGTGGAACCCCAAGAACCTGAGATCAAACTAAAGTATGCCACCCAGCCACTGGATAAAACTGACGCCAAGAACAAGTCTTTTTACCCTTACATCCATGTAGTCAATAAGTGTGAACTTGGAGCCGTTTGTACAATCATCAATGCTGAAGAAGAAGAACAGACCAAATTGGTGAGGGGCAGGAAGGGTCAGAGGTCACTGACCCCTCCACCTAGCAGCACTGAAAGCAAGGCGCTCCCGGCCTCGTCCTTTATGCTTCAGGGACCTGTTGTGACAGAGTCTTCGGTTATGGGGCACCTGGTTTGCTGTCTGTGTGGCAAGTGGGCCAGTTACCGGAACATGGGTGACCTCTTTGGACCTTTTTATCCCCAAGATTATGCAGCCACTCTCCCGAAGAATCCGCCTCCTAAGAGGGCCACAGAAATGCAGAGCAAAGTTAAGGTACGGCACAAAAGTGCTTCTAATGGTTCCAAGACGGacactgaggaggaggaagagcagcagCAGAAGGAGCAGAGGAGCCTGGCCGCACACCCCAGGTTTAAGCGGCGCCACCGCTCGGAAGACTGTGGTGGAGGTCCTCGGTCCCTGTCCAGGGGGCTCCCTTGTAAAAAAGCAGCCACCGAGGGCAGCAGTGAAAAGACTGTTTTGGACTCGAAGCCTTCCGTGCCCACCACTTCAGAAGGTGGCCCTGAGCTGGAGTTACAAATCCCTGAACTACCTCTTGACAGCAATGAATTTTGGGTCCATGAGGGTTGTATTCTCTGGGCCAATGGAATCTACCTGGTTTGTGGCAGGCTCTATGGCCTGCAGGAAGCGCTGGAAATAGCCAGAGAGATG